One region of Olleya sp. Hel_I_94 genomic DNA includes:
- a CDS encoding YheT family hydrolase gives MFRNGHVSTIYSGVMRKVEGVTQKRERITLLDTDFIDLDWSYAGNKTKQLLVVLHGLEGNAQRHYMLGSAKIANQNNMDAVCVNFRGCSGEVNKTFQSYHSGKTDDLASVIKHITSQFDYDTIYLNGFSLGGNVILKYLGETLDLPKQIKAAVTVSVPVYLRGSLEQLMSSKNYVYSKKFLRNLRTKLVEKQHLFPQKINNQDLSAVRTLKDFDDVYTSKAHGFKDAYDYYEQSSSLQYLKHISIPTLLINAQNDSFLSKECYPIQEAEENTNFYLEMPKYGGHVGFYDQQNVYYSEKRMLQFITNL, from the coding sequence ATGTTCAGAAATGGACATGTTTCTACTATTTATTCAGGTGTAATGCGTAAAGTAGAAGGCGTGACTCAAAAACGAGAACGTATTACTTTATTAGATACCGATTTTATAGATTTAGATTGGAGTTATGCAGGAAATAAAACAAAACAATTACTTGTGGTTTTACACGGTTTAGAAGGTAATGCACAACGCCATTATATGCTAGGGTCGGCTAAAATCGCTAACCAAAATAATATGGATGCGGTTTGTGTTAATTTTAGAGGATGTAGTGGAGAGGTAAACAAAACGTTTCAATCGTATCATTCTGGTAAAACAGATGACTTAGCTTCAGTTATAAAACATATTACATCCCAATTTGATTATGATACCATTTACCTAAATGGATTTAGCTTAGGAGGTAATGTTATTTTAAAGTATTTAGGTGAAACATTAGATTTGCCAAAACAAATTAAAGCAGCAGTAACAGTATCTGTTCCTGTATATTTAAGAGGGTCTTTAGAGCAGTTAATGTCCTCTAAAAACTATGTGTATTCTAAGAAGTTTTTAAGAAATTTAAGAACTAAATTAGTAGAGAAACAACACTTATTTCCTCAAAAAATAAACAATCAAGATTTGAGTGCTGTCAGAACATTAAAAGATTTTGATGATGTGTATACCTCAAAAGCACACGGATTTAAAGATGCTTATGATTATTATGAGCAATCAAGTAGTCTTCAGTATTTAAAACACATTTCAATTCCTACGTTATTAATAAACGCACAAAACGATTCTTTTTTATCAAAGGAATGTTACCCAATTCAAGAAGCAGAAGAAAACACTAATTTTTATTTAGAAATGCCTAAATATGGTGGGCATGTTGGTTTTTATGATCAACAAAACGTCTATTATTCTGAAAAACGAATGCTTCAGTTTATTACTAATTTATAG
- a CDS encoding YifB family Mg chelatase-like AAA ATPase, which yields MLRKVFGSAVFGVEATTVTVEVNVDSGIGYHLVGLPDNAIKESNFRIAAALQNNGYKIPGKKIIINMSPADLRKEGSAYDLTLAMGILAASKQIAADNLEDFLIMGELSLDGTLQPIKGALPIAIKAREEGYKGFILPIQNVKEAAIVDGLEVYGVENIKQVINYFDKGEALEQTIIDTRKEFEKNLDFPEFDFSDVKGQESIKRCMEIAAAGGHNIILIGPPGAGKTMLAKRLPSILPPMTLHEALETTKIHSVVGRVKDTGLMAQRPFRSPHHTISDVALVGGGAYPQPGEISLSHNGVLFLDELPEFKRGVLEVMRQPLEDREVTISRARFTVTYPSSFMLVASMNPSPSGYFNDPDAPVTSSPAEMQRYLSKISGPLLDRIDIHIEVTPVPFEKLSEERKGESSVDIRKRVTKARKIQTTRFETFENVHYNAQMSTKQIRVYCKLEEASKQLLKTAMERLNLSARAYDRILKVSRTIADLEGSEDVKGNHISEAIQYRSLDRDGWLG from the coding sequence ATGCTAAGAAAAGTTTTTGGAAGTGCTGTCTTTGGTGTCGAAGCCACAACAGTAACCGTTGAAGTTAACGTAGATAGTGGTATTGGATATCATCTTGTTGGACTTCCGGATAATGCTATTAAAGAAAGTAATTTTAGGATTGCTGCTGCACTTCAAAATAATGGGTATAAAATTCCAGGTAAAAAAATAATTATAAATATGTCACCAGCAGACCTTCGTAAAGAAGGTTCTGCTTATGACTTGACTTTGGCTATGGGTATTTTGGCTGCGTCTAAACAAATAGCAGCAGATAATTTAGAGGATTTTTTAATCATGGGCGAGTTGTCCTTGGATGGTACTTTACAACCTATAAAAGGGGCTTTGCCAATTGCAATAAAGGCTAGAGAAGAAGGTTATAAAGGTTTTATACTACCTATACAAAACGTAAAAGAAGCTGCTATTGTTGATGGTCTTGAGGTTTATGGAGTAGAAAATATAAAACAAGTCATTAATTATTTTGATAAAGGAGAAGCTTTAGAACAAACCATAATTGATACAAGAAAAGAATTTGAAAAAAACTTAGACTTTCCTGAGTTTGATTTTAGTGATGTAAAAGGTCAAGAAAGTATAAAACGCTGCATGGAAATTGCAGCAGCTGGTGGACATAATATTATTTTGATAGGTCCTCCAGGAGCAGGTAAGACTATGTTAGCAAAGCGTTTGCCTAGTATTTTACCACCAATGACTTTACATGAAGCTTTAGAGACTACCAAAATACACAGTGTAGTTGGTCGTGTTAAGGACACTGGTTTGATGGCTCAAAGACCCTTTAGAAGTCCTCACCACACCATTAGTGATGTTGCACTTGTTGGTGGTGGTGCATATCCACAACCAGGAGAAATATCACTATCACATAATGGTGTTTTATTTTTAGATGAATTACCAGAATTTAAACGTGGTGTTTTAGAAGTGATGCGACAACCGTTAGAGGACAGAGAAGTTACCATTTCTAGAGCAAGATTTACTGTAACGTATCCATCATCTTTTATGTTGGTTGCTAGTATGAATCCTAGTCCAAGTGGATATTTTAACGATCCTGATGCTCCTGTAACTAGTAGTCCAGCCGAAATGCAACGTTATTTAAGTAAAATTTCCGGACCGCTTTTAGACCGAATTGATATTCATATTGAAGTGACTCCTGTACCTTTTGAAAAATTGTCTGAAGAACGTAAAGGCGAATCTTCTGTAGACATAAGAAAACGGGTTACTAAAGCACGAAAAATCCAAACCACTCGTTTTGAAACTTTTGAAAATGTACATTATAACGCACAAATGTCTACCAAGCAAATTAGGGTGTATTGTAAGTTGGAAGAGGCTTCAAAGCAATTACTTAAAACAGCAATGGAACGCTTAAATCTTTCCGCAAGAGCGTACGACAGAATATTAAAAGTATCTAGAACCATAGCAGATTTAGAAGGGAGTGAAGATGTTAAAGGTAATCACATTAGTGAGGCAATCCAATACAGAAGTTTAGATAGAGATGGTTGGTTGGGATAA
- a CDS encoding CocE/NonD family hydrolase, protein MKRILILLALTLVFSSCKDQLKLDTATSQVVKDTFIVAEHYNKKEVSIAMRDGVKLHTTIYSPKDTSKQYPILMQRTPYSCRPYGENEFKSTIAPNQYLMKEGNIVVYQDVRGRWNSEGVYDNMRAFIPNKTGEQFDEASDTYDAIDWLVNNVENNNGNVGTWGISYPGFYTTYSALSGHPALKAASPQACISDFFFDDFFHNGAFLLSYWRATSLFGHMKDQPTKEAWYKFPEIGTEDQYQFFLDAGPLSNLNKYYGEDNVFWNQIKSHPNYDAFWQSRGIIQHLNDIKPATLVVGGLFDAEDLYGPFNTYKTIEKNSKNYNGVVFGPWSHGDWARNKERQVIGNIHFGDNISDDFQKNIETKFFNHFLKDNGEGTLDLPEAHFFNTGTKQWADFTAWPPENSVKESYFMQPDQRLTQKANRMIATSDFISDPKKPVPYTEDIKVVFTPRKFMTDDQRFASRRPDVLTFETEVLENDVTLAGDILAKLQVSTTGTSADWIVKVIDVFPADTENTEDVQDHLKLSNYHMLIRSETMRGRFRNSMTNPEPFVPNQKTGVNITLQDVLHTFKKGHKIQVQVQSTFFPYIDINPQTYVDNIFEAKASDFKAQTHKVYNDSAIEFTVLK, encoded by the coding sequence ATGAAACGTATTCTTATTTTACTAGCTTTAACGCTAGTATTTTCGTCTTGTAAAGACCAACTAAAATTAGACACCGCAACTTCTCAGGTTGTAAAAGACACATTTATTGTTGCTGAGCATTACAATAAAAAAGAAGTGTCAATTGCTATGCGTGATGGTGTAAAATTACATACAACAATTTACTCGCCAAAAGACACCTCAAAACAATATCCTATTTTAATGCAACGTACACCTTACAGTTGCAGACCTTATGGCGAAAACGAGTTTAAATCTACAATCGCTCCTAATCAATATTTAATGAAAGAAGGTAATATTGTGGTGTATCAAGATGTACGTGGACGTTGGAATAGTGAAGGCGTTTATGATAACATGAGAGCCTTTATCCCTAACAAAACAGGCGAGCAGTTTGACGAAGCTAGTGATACGTATGACGCCATTGATTGGTTAGTTAATAATGTAGAAAACAATAACGGAAACGTTGGTACTTGGGGAATATCTTACCCTGGTTTTTACACAACTTATTCTGCATTATCAGGACATCCTGCTTTAAAGGCAGCGTCGCCTCAAGCTTGTATTAGTGATTTCTTTTTTGATGATTTTTTCCATAATGGCGCTTTTTTATTAAGCTATTGGAGAGCAACTTCGCTTTTTGGACACATGAAAGACCAACCAACAAAGGAAGCGTGGTATAAGTTTCCGGAGATTGGTACAGAGGATCAATACCAGTTTTTTTTAGATGCAGGACCACTTAGTAATTTAAATAAATATTACGGAGAAGATAATGTGTTTTGGAATCAAATTAAGAGCCATCCAAATTATGACGCGTTTTGGCAGAGTAGAGGTATTATTCAGCATTTAAACGATATCAAACCAGCCACTTTAGTCGTTGGAGGATTGTTTGATGCAGAAGATTTATATGGACCATTTAATACTTATAAAACTATTGAAAAAAATAGTAAAAACTATAATGGTGTTGTCTTTGGACCATGGAGTCATGGTGATTGGGCTAGAAATAAAGAACGTCAAGTGATTGGGAATATTCATTTTGGAGATAATATTTCGGATGACTTCCAGAAAAATATCGAAACTAAATTCTTTAATCATTTCTTAAAAGATAATGGCGAAGGGACTTTAGACTTACCAGAAGCGCACTTTTTTAATACAGGAACAAAACAATGGGCAGATTTTACAGCTTGGCCACCAGAAAACAGTGTTAAGGAAAGCTATTTTATGCAACCAGATCAACGTTTAACGCAAAAAGCAAATCGTATGATTGCTACTAGCGATTTTATTAGTGATCCCAAAAAGCCAGTGCCATATACAGAAGATATAAAAGTGGTATTTACACCACGTAAATTTATGACCGACGATCAACGTTTTGCATCAAGACGTCCAGATGTTTTAACTTTTGAAACTGAAGTTTTAGAAAATGATGTGACTTTAGCAGGAGACATTTTAGCTAAACTACAGGTGTCTACAACAGGTACATCTGCAGATTGGATTGTTAAGGTTATTGATGTTTTTCCTGCTGACACAGAAAATACTGAAGACGTACAAGACCACTTAAAATTAAGTAATTACCACATGCTAATTAGAAGCGAAACGATGCGTGGACGTTTTAGAAATAGTATGACTAATCCAGAACCATTTGTACCAAATCAAAAAACTGGGGTAAATATTACGTTACAAGATGTGCTACACACCTTTAAAAAAGGACACAAAATACAAGTACAAGTACAAAGTACATTTTTTCCTTACATAGATATCAACCCACAAACGTACGTTGATAATATATTTGAAGCTAAAGCATCTGATTTTAAAGCGCAAACACACAAAGTTTACAACGATTCTGCAATAGAGTTTACGGTATTAAAGTAG
- the ade gene encoding adenine deaminase, whose product MKTIQGQIVDIQHKRIFSGEITVDSGKIQSITEKEHDVKHYILPGFVDAHIHIESSMLVPSEFAKIAVKHGTVSTVSDPHEIANVLGVAGVEFMIKNGKKTPFKFNFGAPSCVPATTFESAGAVIDSDDIKTLMANPDIKYLAEMMNYPGVLFDDEEVLKKIAWAKHYNKPVDGHAPGLRGDDVTKYINAGISTDHECFTYDEALEKLQKGMKILIREGSAAKNFEALIDLLPEHYQNMMFCSDDKHPDDLLLNHINALCARAVAKDIDVFKVLQAACVNPVKHYNLEVGLLQKDDVADFIIVEDLKDFKTLQTYINGELVFHNGTSLIKHVDFENLNNFDTEIKTVDDFKVESTAKQIRVIEALEGQLVTNQLIEEATTQNGNLVSNTVTDVLKMTVVNRYKNDEPALAFIKNFGLKEGAIASSVGHDSHNIIAVGVSDEAICKAVNLIIENKGGICAVSDTYQKIVSLPVAGIMSDKNAETIGHAYAELDTFAKQLGTTLNAPYMTLSFMALLVIPSIKLSDKGLFDGGKFEFVELGIN is encoded by the coding sequence ATGAAAACAATACAAGGACAAATAGTAGACATACAACACAAACGTATTTTTAGTGGAGAAATCACTGTGGATTCAGGTAAAATACAGTCTATCACAGAAAAAGAGCACGATGTAAAACATTATATTTTACCAGGTTTTGTAGACGCTCACATTCATATTGAAAGCTCAATGTTAGTACCATCAGAGTTTGCAAAAATAGCAGTTAAACACGGTACGGTATCTACAGTTAGTGATCCGCATGAAATTGCGAATGTATTAGGTGTAGCAGGAGTGGAGTTTATGATTAAAAACGGTAAGAAAACACCGTTTAAATTTAATTTTGGAGCACCAAGTTGTGTGCCAGCAACTACTTTTGAGTCGGCAGGAGCAGTTATAGATTCTGACGACATTAAAACCCTTATGGCTAATCCAGATATTAAGTATCTAGCCGAGATGATGAATTATCCAGGTGTGTTGTTTGATGATGAAGAAGTGCTAAAAAAAATAGCTTGGGCAAAACACTATAATAAACCCGTAGATGGTCACGCACCTGGTTTAAGAGGTGATGACGTTACTAAATATATCAATGCAGGAATTAGCACAGATCACGAATGTTTTACCTATGACGAGGCATTAGAAAAGCTTCAAAAGGGAATGAAAATCTTGATTAGAGAAGGTAGTGCTGCCAAAAACTTTGAAGCATTAATAGATTTATTACCTGAGCATTATCAAAACATGATGTTTTGTAGTGACGATAAGCATCCTGACGATTTATTATTAAACCATATAAACGCCCTTTGCGCTAGAGCAGTAGCAAAAGATATTGATGTGTTTAAAGTGTTGCAAGCAGCTTGTGTCAACCCTGTAAAACATTATAATTTAGAAGTTGGATTATTACAAAAAGATGATGTTGCAGATTTTATTATTGTTGAAGATTTAAAAGATTTTAAAACACTACAAACGTATATAAATGGTGAGTTAGTGTTTCACAATGGAACGTCTTTAATTAAGCATGTAGATTTTGAAAATCTTAATAATTTTGATACAGAAATTAAAACGGTTGACGACTTTAAAGTCGAAAGTACAGCCAAACAAATACGAGTAATCGAAGCTTTAGAAGGACAATTAGTAACTAATCAATTAATCGAAGAAGCAACAACCCAAAACGGAAATTTAGTATCAAACACAGTTACTGATGTCTTAAAAATGACAGTAGTTAACCGTTATAAAAACGACGAGCCAGCGTTAGCGTTTATTAAAAACTTTGGTTTAAAAGAAGGTGCAATTGCTAGTTCTGTTGGACACGATTCTCATAATATAATTGCGGTTGGTGTTAGCGACGAAGCTATTTGTAAAGCAGTTAATTTAATAATTGAAAATAAAGGAGGTATTTGTGCAGTTTCTGATACATATCAAAAAATAGTATCGCTTCCTGTTGCGGGAATTATGAGTGATAAAAATGCTGAAACTATTGGTCACGCTTACGCGGAATTGGATACGTTTGCTAAACAATTGGGTACAACATTAAATGCACCTTACATGACCTTGTCTTTTATGGCATTATTAGTTATTCCTTCAATAAAATTAAGTGATAAAGGCTTGTTTGATGGCGGAAAATTTGAGTTTGTAGAGTTGGGAATTAATTAG
- a CDS encoding T9SS type A sorting domain-containing protein has protein sequence MTKKLLLFIVTLFSLQIVSGQISFHESVIDSTKYEISKAYAVDFDGDGDQDLVYESSPFSWSKNTDSAGTMGVINVIDASISVNTLKIGDLDNDGDLDLVILGYNSITNISVLAWYENTDGLGNFGNIQTISTNSYNDLDINDFDGDSKLDIIISSKFDGKIAWYKNLGSGAFGTEQLITNASTSSSTLILSITTGDIDNDNDIDIVYAPYGSPDQSIYWIENTDGNGAFTTTNLLLDVFGGMYDINLVDFNQDGVLDLYGSSSFDNIYLKNDGIGIFTWEFTFNSSYENSSLGKAIDIDGDSDMDMLYFVDNFDTFSNNNNEGAIIWFENTDGLGTFSTEQIIRQVNFTSEDVINNAIAYLKFNTADLNGDGYQDLVCSGLDGYEVSWFQNENNSVIFGNSKSIINDITGINNMQSADIDSDGDEDVVFVSGLNDTLGWFENLDGNGVFGPQQIISVQGNKFSTLKIADVDSNGSLDIIVNSSLDDKIWIYKNTDGLGNFTLHQSIVNSSGSSRNMNVFDVDNDSHIDIVMLENFGDKLIWFKNIDGLGNFGTEQIITEAIDDLDDYKFSDLDNDGDLDIVINTPFSWLENLGSSGNFSALQNIQTSENIRRLKTYDVDSDGDNDILVYFNYELGWFENTNGQANFANYHSIDNTFSTYELLIDIDNDGDLDVVNQNYSSATENKEVNLYRNDQGNFSGPINIDESNRFSALFAGNLDGNDKNDIIYSVSESSNKIGKIGWYRNLGVLENQISGSVTYDFNNDGCDISDIPANNTLVAVGGNGFSFATFSQPDGTFQLDVSQGQLYTYLAPNTNFTSTPDFFISEFTNVGEVDNSVDFCLTAATASNDLNIVVYPSVNDPRPGFDTKYQIVYNNVGTTQLSGDVAFQFDAAKLNFLNASETVTSQTINTLTFNFTDLNPFATRTIDLEFNVFAPPTTNIDDVLVSTATVNPVTGDNTADDNVFTLNQTVIGSYDPNDIRVLEGDQILLEEADKYLHYIIRFQNTGTASAINLNVENVLDSKLDWTTIQLESLSHNGRVEITNGNLVNFVFDDINLVNSTSDEVNSHGFIAYKIKPKTNVVVGDIFNSTADIYFDFNPAIVTNTVTTEIVASLSVGAFETTDISIFPNPANKELTIKGKTIIESITIYDINGRQLKTVIFTSEKGNLDISNLSQGMYFLKIKSGNNTESIKFIKK, from the coding sequence ATGACAAAAAAACTACTATTATTTATCGTAACTCTTTTTAGTCTACAAATTGTTAGTGGACAAATATCATTTCATGAAAGTGTTATAGATTCTACAAAATATGAAATTAGTAAAGCATATGCTGTTGACTTTGATGGAGATGGAGATCAAGACTTAGTTTATGAGTCTAGTCCTTTTAGTTGGTCTAAAAATACAGATAGCGCAGGAACAATGGGTGTTATAAATGTAATAGATGCTAGTATTAGTGTAAATACATTAAAGATTGGAGATTTAGATAATGATGGAGATTTAGATTTAGTTATTTTAGGATACAATTCTATTACAAATATCTCTGTATTGGCTTGGTATGAAAACACAGACGGACTTGGGAATTTTGGAAATATTCAAACAATTAGTACTAATAGTTATAATGATTTAGATATAAATGATTTTGATGGAGATTCTAAATTGGATATTATTATTTCTTCAAAGTTCGATGGAAAAATTGCATGGTACAAAAATCTTGGATCTGGAGCATTTGGAACGGAGCAGTTAATAACCAATGCTTCCACATCATCTTCAACTCTAATTTTAAGTATAACTACAGGAGATATTGATAACGATAATGATATAGATATTGTTTATGCGCCTTATGGAAGCCCTGATCAATCAATTTATTGGATAGAAAATACAGATGGTAATGGCGCTTTTACTACTACAAACTTATTGTTAGATGTCTTTGGAGGTATGTATGATATTAACTTGGTCGATTTTAATCAAGATGGCGTTTTAGATTTATATGGAAGTAGCTCATTTGATAATATTTATTTAAAAAATGATGGTATTGGTATATTTACGTGGGAATTCACATTTAATTCTTCTTATGAAAATAGTAGTTTAGGTAAAGCAATAGATATAGATGGAGATTCTGATATGGATATGCTATATTTTGTAGATAATTTTGATACATTTTCTAACAACAATAATGAAGGTGCAATTATTTGGTTTGAAAATACTGATGGACTAGGTACATTTAGCACAGAACAAATAATAAGGCAGGTAAATTTTACAAGTGAAGATGTTATTAATAATGCCATAGCTTATTTAAAATTTAATACAGCAGATTTAAATGGAGATGGTTACCAAGATCTAGTATGTTCTGGATTAGATGGCTATGAAGTAAGCTGGTTTCAAAATGAAAATAATAGTGTAATTTTTGGAAACTCTAAATCTATAATAAATGATATAACAGGAATAAATAACATGCAATCTGCGGACATAGATTCCGATGGAGATGAAGATGTTGTTTTTGTTTCTGGTTTAAATGATACATTGGGTTGGTTTGAAAATTTGGATGGAAATGGAGTATTTGGACCGCAACAAATAATTTCTGTACAAGGAAATAAATTTAGTACTCTAAAGATAGCAGATGTTGATAGTAATGGAAGTTTAGACATTATTGTTAATTCTAGCTTAGATGATAAAATTTGGATTTATAAAAACACAGACGGTTTAGGTAATTTTACTTTGCATCAATCTATTGTAAACAGTTCCGGAAGTTCTAGAAACATGAATGTTTTTGATGTAGATAATGACAGTCATATAGATATTGTTATGCTAGAAAATTTTGGAGACAAATTGATCTGGTTTAAAAATATTGATGGTTTAGGTAATTTTGGAACAGAACAAATTATTACAGAAGCTATTGATGATTTAGACGATTATAAGTTTTCAGATTTAGATAACGATGGTGATTTAGATATTGTAATAAACACACCATTTTCGTGGTTAGAAAATTTAGGAAGTAGTGGTAATTTTAGTGCTCTTCAAAATATACAAACTTCAGAAAATATAAGAAGATTAAAAACTTATGATGTTGATTCAGATGGTGATAACGATATTTTAGTATACTTTAATTACGAATTAGGTTGGTTCGAAAATACAAACGGTCAAGCAAATTTTGCAAATTACCATTCTATTGATAATACTTTTTCTACTTATGAATTATTAATTGATATTGATAATGATGGCGATTTAGATGTAGTTAACCAAAATTATTCAAGTGCTACAGAGAATAAAGAGGTTAATTTATATAGAAACGATCAAGGCAATTTTAGTGGACCAATTAATATAGATGAGAGTAATAGATTTAGTGCTTTATTTGCAGGTAATTTAGATGGTAATGATAAAAATGATATAATCTATTCTGTTTCAGAATCTAGTAATAAAATTGGTAAAATTGGTTGGTATAGAAATTTAGGAGTTTTAGAGAATCAAATATCTGGATCTGTAACTTACGACTTTAATAATGATGGATGTGATATAAGTGATATTCCAGCGAATAATACTTTAGTAGCTGTTGGTGGTAATGGTTTTTCATTTGCAACTTTTTCTCAGCCGGATGGTACTTTTCAATTAGATGTAAGCCAAGGACAATTGTACACTTACCTCGCACCCAATACAAATTTTACTTCAACTCCAGATTTTTTTATTTCCGAATTTACTAATGTTGGCGAAGTTGATAATTCTGTTGATTTTTGTTTAACAGCTGCAACAGCTAGTAACGACTTAAACATCGTAGTCTATCCATCAGTTAATGATCCAAGACCAGGTTTCGACACCAAATATCAAATAGTTTATAATAACGTTGGTACAACACAATTAAGTGGAGATGTTGCTTTCCAGTTTGATGCTGCAAAACTGAACTTCTTAAACGCAAGCGAAACAGTAACCTCTCAAACTATAAACACATTAACGTTTAATTTTACAGACTTAAATCCTTTCGCAACAAGAACAATAGATTTAGAGTTTAATGTATTTGCACCACCAACTACAAATATTGACGATGTTTTAGTATCAACTGCAACAGTAAATCCTGTTACAGGAGATAACACAGCAGATGATAATGTTTTTACATTAAACCAAACCGTTATCGGTTCGTACGACCCAAACGATATTCGAGTTTTAGAAGGAGATCAAATTTTACTTGAAGAAGCAGATAAATACTTACATTATATTATTCGTTTCCAAAACACTGGTACAGCGAGTGCCATTAATTTAAATGTAGAAAATGTGTTAGATAGCAAGTTAGATTGGACAACAATACAGTTGGAAAGTTTAAGCCACAACGGAAGAGTAGAAATTACAAATGGAAATTTGGTTAATTTTGTATTCGATGATATTAATCTTGTAAATAGTACAAGTGATGAAGTTAATTCTCATGGTTTTATAGCTTATAAAATAAAGCCAAAAACTAATGTTGTTGTTGGTGATATTTTTAATAGCACAGCAGATATTTATTTCGATTTTAATCCTGCAATTGTAACTAATACAGTGACTACAGAAATTGTTGCTAGTTTATCTGTAGGTGCGTTTGAGACCACTGATATTTCAATATTTCCAAATCCAGCAAATAAGGAGCTAACCATAAAAGGAAAAACAATTATAGAATCTATTACTATTTACGATATAAACGGAAGACAATTAAAAACTGTCATTTTTACAAGTGAAAAAGGGAATCTAGATATTAGTAATTTATCTCAAGGTATGTATTTCTTGAAGATTAAATCTGGAAATAATACAGAGTCAATAAAGTTTATAAAAAAGTAA